The following are encoded in a window of Callithrix jacchus isolate 240 chromosome 9, calJac240_pri, whole genome shotgun sequence genomic DNA:
- the BBS10 gene encoding BBSome complex assembly protein BBS10, which yields MLSSMAAAGSVTAALQVTEVLEAIVSCCVGPEGRQVLCTKPTGEVLLSRNGGRLLEALHLEHPIARMIVDCVSSHLKKTGDGAKTFIIYLCHLLRGLHSITEKEKDSLMCENIQTYGRHWKNCCQWKFISQALLTFQTQVLDGIMDQYLSRHFLSIFSSAKEKTLCRSSLELLLEAYFCGRVGRNNHKFISQLMCDYFFKCTTCKSGTDVFELVDDCFVELNVGVTGLPVSDSRIIAGLVLQKDFSRYCPADGDIRMVIVTETIQPLFSASGSEFILNSEAQFQTSQFWIMEKTKAIMKHLCSQNVTLLLSSVRQPDLVIYYAGVNGISVVECLSSEEISLIQRIIGLSPFVPLHALSQCEISNTALVKFCKPLILRSRRYVHLGLISTCTFIPHCIVLCGPVQGLIKQHEDALHGAFKMLRQLFKDLDLNYVTQANDQSDTASLFICKNSGESYKVPDARNGSIQKPYPDTVIENKDELEKTQTYLKAYSNLAISDVELETYIPYSIPKLTPADTFQTDETLRCLSLEKNRLIGDYEALLKSSSTAYSTRGNNRIEICYENLQVTNITGKGGLLPVSFKLQNMGTSQSYLSSSVPAGCVLPVGGNFEILLHYYLLNYAKKCHQSEETVVSIIANALLGIPKVLYKSKTGKDSFPHMYIRAVHALQTNEPIVSSQAGLESVTGKCQLLTSVLQCLTKILTIDLVITVKRHPQKVHSQDSEDEL from the exons ATGCTAAGTTCTATGGCCGCCGCAGGATCTGTGACGGCGGCGTTGCAGGTGACCGAGGTGCTGGAAGCCATCGTGAGCTGCTGTGTGGGGCCCGAGGGGCGGCAAGTTTTGTGTACGAAGCCCACTGGCGAGGTGCTGCTCAGCCGGAATGGAGGCCGCCTCCTGGAGGCGCTACACTTAGAACATCCCATAGCCAG GATGATAGTGGACTGTGTTTCcagtcatctcaaaaaaacaggaGATGGtgcaaaaacatttattatctatCTTTGCCATTTGCTTAGAGGACTTCATTCaatcacagagaaagaaaaggattctTTGATGTGTGAAAACATTCAAACGTATGGAAGGCATTGGAAAAATTGTTGTCAGTGGAAATTTATTTCCCAGGCTCTCCTAACGTTTCAGACGCAAGTATTAGATGGTATTATGGACCAGTACCTAAGTAGACACTTTTTGTCTATCTTTTCATCTGCTAAAGAGAAGACATTGTGTAGGAGCTCTTTAGAGTTGCTCTTAGAAGCATACTTTTGTGGAAGAGTGGGAAGAAATAATCACAAATTTATTTCACAGTTGATGTGTGACTACTTTTTCAAGTGTACGACTTGTAAAAGTGGGACTGATGTATTTGAGTTAGTGGATGACTGCTTTGTAGAGTTGAATGTTGGTGTTACTGGCCTTCCTGTTTCAGATTCCAGGATCATAGCTGGGCTTGTGCTTCAGAAAGATTTTTCTAGGTACTGCCCAGCAGATGGTGACATACGAATGGTGATAGTAACAGAAACCATTCAGCCTCTTTTTTCCGCTTCTGGGTCAGAGTTTATTCTAAATTCAGAAGCACAGTTTCAAACATCTCAATTTTGGATTATGGAAAAGACAAAAGCAATAATGAAACATCTATGTAGTCAGAATGTAACATTGCTCCTATCTAGTGTGAGACAACCAGATTTAGTTATTTATTATGCAGGAGTGAATGGTATATCAGTAGTTGAGTGTTTATCATCAGAAGAAATTTCTCTTATCCAGAGGATCATTGGTCTTTCCCCATTTGTACCACTACACGCCCTTTCACAGTGTGAAATCTCTAACACTGCTTTGGTGAAATTTTGTAAACCTCTTATCCTTAGATCAAGAAGATATGTTCATCTTGGCTTGATTAGCACATGTACATTTATACCACACTGTATAGTTCTTTGTGGACCAGTTCAGGGTCTCATTAAACAACATGAGGATGCTTTACATGGAGCATTTAAAATGCTTCGGCAATTATTTAAAGACCTTGATCTAAATTATGTGACACAAGCTAATGACCAAAGTGACACTGCAAGTCTTTTTATTTGTAAGAACAGTGGAGAAAGTTATAAGGTACCAGATGCTCGTAATGGCTCAATACAGAAGCCTTATCCGGACACAGTTATAGAGAACAAagatgaattggaaaaaactcaaacatatttaaaagcatATTCAAATTTGGCAATTTCAGATGTAGAATTAGAAACATATATTCCATATTCAATCCCCAAACTGACACCAGCAGATACATTCCAAACAGATGAAACGCTGAGATGTTTGTCTTTGGAAAAAAACAGACTAATTGGTGATTATGAAGCATTACTCAAGAGTAGTTCCACTGCTTATTCAACAAGAGGAAATAATAGAATAGAAATTTGTTATGAAAATTTACAGGTCACAAATATTACTGGAAAGGGAGGCTTGTTACCAGTGAGCTTCAAGTTACAGAATATGGGTACTTCCCAGAGTTACCTTTCCTCATCTGTGCCAGCTGGTTGTGTTTTGCCAGTAGGTGGTAATTTTGAGATCCTGTTACATTACTATCTTCTCAACTATGCCAAAAAATGCCATCAATCAGAAGAAACCGTGGTTAGTATAATAGCTAATGCACTTTTAGGCATTCCCAAAGTCCTTTATAAATCTAAAACAGGAAAGGACAGCTTTCCACATATGTATATAAGAGCTGTCCATGCACTGCAAACCAATGAACCCATAGTAAGCAGTCAGGCAGGTTTGGAATCAGTAACTGGTAAATGCCAGCTGCTAACTTCAGTTCTCCAGTGCTTGACAAAGATATTAACCATTGACTTGGTAATCACTGTTAAGAGACACCCTCAGAAAGTTCACAGTCAAGATTCTGAAGATGAACTATAA